A stretch of Elusimicrobiota bacterium DNA encodes these proteins:
- a CDS encoding peptidylprolyl isomerase has translation MKRLSLCLFTLIGLTGLAFAAKLTNRPIATVNGEAILLSEYEKNWASLLEQAKEGMPADKLDDAWKKNNREKLLDQMIADRVLLQEAKKNKVRVNQREFENGVAQVRARFLPERAQKELQGILRRQYAALGAEANESALDFPAALKELEKSNPAAVKEANATFAAELAKEGIDQKKFEDRIRDQLSVMELSKEAVRARAKPPTEEEAKKLFDRIQLKLQGKPVPGLAGEDEKDLDSMAKFYTQQTGERVRARHILISVPSENGAPTGWATATLEQKSAARKKILDLKNQIKKGADFADLATKNSVDKGSAANGGDLGFFTRGQMVPPFEKAAFALGVGQVSDVVESPFGLHLIQVEEKKAASKLRFEDAEDDIKEYLFRAGQQKALQDYVTEMRQGAQVKITLPTAD, from the coding sequence TTGAAACGTTTGTCCCTCTGCCTTTTCACGCTGATCGGCCTGACCGGCTTGGCCTTCGCGGCCAAACTCACCAACCGCCCCATCGCCACGGTCAACGGCGAAGCCATTTTGTTGTCCGAATACGAAAAGAACTGGGCCTCCCTCCTGGAGCAGGCGAAAGAAGGCATGCCCGCCGACAAGTTGGACGACGCCTGGAAAAAAAACAACCGGGAGAAGCTGTTGGACCAAATGATCGCGGACCGCGTCCTCCTCCAGGAGGCGAAGAAAAACAAGGTGCGGGTCAATCAACGGGAATTTGAAAACGGCGTCGCCCAGGTCCGGGCCCGGTTTCTGCCCGAGAGAGCCCAAAAGGAACTCCAAGGAATTCTGCGCCGGCAATACGCCGCCCTGGGCGCCGAAGCCAACGAAAGCGCCCTGGATTTCCCCGCCGCCCTCAAAGAGTTGGAAAAGAGCAATCCCGCCGCCGTCAAGGAAGCCAACGCCACCTTCGCCGCCGAGCTGGCCAAAGAGGGCATCGACCAGAAAAAATTTGAAGATCGGATCCGCGACCAGCTTTCCGTCATGGAGCTGTCCAAGGAGGCCGTGCGCGCCCGGGCCAAGCCCCCCACGGAGGAGGAGGCCAAAAAGCTCTTCGATCGAATTCAACTGAAGCTCCAGGGGAAACCCGTGCCCGGTCTGGCGGGCGAAGACGAAAAAGACCTGGACTCCATGGCCAAGTTCTACACCCAGCAAACCGGCGAGCGCGTGCGGGCCCGGCACATCTTGATCAGCGTCCCCAGCGAGAACGGCGCCCCGACGGGATGGGCCACCGCCACCCTGGAGCAGAAATCGGCCGCCCGGAAAAAGATTTTGGACCTTAAAAACCAAATCAAAAAAGGGGCCGATTTCGCGGACCTCGCCACGAAGAACTCCGTTGACAAAGGTTCCGCGGCCAACGGCGGCGACCTGGGCTTTTTCACCCGGGGGCAAATGGTTCCGCCCTTTGAAAAAGCCGCCTTCGCCCTGGGCGTGGGGCAGGTGTCGGACGTGGTGGAATCCCCCTTCGGGCTCCACTTGATCCAGGTGGAGGAAAAAAAGGCGGCCTCCAAGCTTCGATTTGAAGACGCCGAAGACGACATCAAGGAATACTTGTTCCGAGCCGGCCAGCAAA
- a CDS encoding peptidylprolyl isomerase: MRKPPFFFAAAVMIAGTACQKKDPVLARVGTQAVRASSFQEEVNGVPFSSRAYLGSPAGRRELLDLLIRRKIILQAAQENPTPGPALRERLAELEESYRQSRARLRQKYLEERERLWVSHYMDGLKNSRLSVTDDDVRRFWDAESEVRASHILVSDRILAAELRKKIAAGEKFEDLARARSEDPGTGQKDGDLGYLIRGSLVPEFENALFQMKAGEVSDPVASPYGFHLIKRIGDRKLSAGPLDDAAKKRIRAALESQKFQQWFDRTRALYAVSVNDDALDDLVVSTKSARP; encoded by the coding sequence ATGCGAAAGCCTCCGTTTTTCTTCGCGGCCGCCGTAATGATCGCCGGAACGGCCTGCCAAAAGAAGGACCCGGTTTTGGCCCGGGTCGGAACCCAGGCGGTCCGGGCGTCCTCCTTTCAGGAGGAGGTGAACGGCGTTCCCTTTTCCAGCCGGGCCTATTTGGGCTCCCCGGCCGGTCGGCGGGAACTGTTGGACCTTTTGATTCGCCGGAAAATCATCCTCCAGGCCGCCCAGGAAAACCCGACGCCGGGGCCGGCCCTCCGCGAACGCCTGGCGGAACTGGAGGAAAGCTACCGGCAGAGCCGGGCGCGTTTGCGCCAAAAATACCTGGAGGAACGGGAACGCCTCTGGGTCTCCCATTACATGGACGGGTTGAAAAATTCCCGGTTGTCGGTCACCGACGACGACGTCCGCCGGTTTTGGGACGCGGAAAGCGAAGTGCGCGCCAGCCACATTTTGGTGAGCGACCGAATTCTGGCGGCCGAATTGAGAAAAAAAATCGCCGCGGGGGAAAAATTCGAGGATTTGGCCCGCGCCCGGTCCGAAGACCCCGGCACGGGTCAAAAGGACGGGGACCTGGGATATCTGATCCGGGGCTCCCTGGTGCCCGAATTTGAAAACGCCCTTTTTCAAATGAAAGCCGGCGAGGTCTCGGACCCCGTCGCCTCCCCCTACGGTTTCCACCTCATTAAACGGATCGGCGACCGGAAATTGTCCGCCGGGCCCCTGGACGACGCCGCCAAAAAGCGGATTCGCGCCGCCCTGGAAAGCCAAAAGTTTCAGCAATGGTTCGACCGCACCCGGGCGCTCTACGCGGTGTCGGTGAACGACGACGCCTTGGACGATCTGGTGGTGTCCACGAAGTCGGCCCGGCCTTAA
- the mfd gene encoding transcription-repair coupling factor, producing MEKTLTENTPPLPGGSEAWWLLTRAPDLGRTLVVCATDEAAQNLFDDHGALARWKSPEAPSAARLFSEEEEERLAALSAWSGPDAAATLLIASREGLAVSLPAPATFVEAHQKVSLGDRTNRDEFFGKLMDQGYERVDTVEKIGEVAVRGEVMDLWSPGWEGPLRLLWPFDQIESLRKIDLNTQRSTDEILEEWVRPARIKDEGHTLLDYLKDGTLFESRLPPGASPARSGRRVVHAPLGSTSTAPGFEPVPPFAGRTDLLAQTVGTWLADGWRVLIFCHNAGEQERVEELLLEQNRALAEAFETRRVDLPLGNLVHGFLDPAEKRAILSNGEIFGRTRRRLRLPKFVGGASLGQIAELKKDDYVVHGEFGIGRYVGLERKNAGGVEMDYLRLEYRGGDRVFVPLFEFRQVKKYVGVEGKRPKLSSLDTATWDRTKAEVEEAVAQLAKDLLARAAARTSQPGYAFPPDSHMEKEFAASFMYELTPDQARAIEETKRDMMRPTPMDRLVCGDVGYGKTEVAMRAALKAVSAGKQVALLVPTTILAEQHGRNFRDRFADYPVSVAVLSRFSAPADRKRVIQDVRRGVIDIIVGTHALLSPEVVFKDLGLLIIDEEHRFGVKQKERFLAFRDVVDVLALSATPIPRTMGSALGGLKALSVIETPPEGRLPIQTHVGPFNREVVLPAVEQELRRGGQVYYVHNRVGSIEKRREWLEKTLSEHGLPAKIVIAHGQMTGPALEKVMWDFLHRKFDILLATSIIESGLDIPTVNTLIVEEAEDFGLAQLYQLRGRVGRERQRAYCYLFYSSEATLTEDAQKRLSALKEFASLGAGFRLAMRDLEIRGAGNLLGAEQSGHLNAIGVDLYGQLLSEEIDRQKHGGGPSKDGAVETALELPVSAYLSAEVLPSEADRVVFYKRLLDARPGDLEGLRAELEDRCGRLPPEADRLFAVTRLRQNAQAKNVVHIGLVNDGLEFRFKEGTTLAAANLSRLVSAHGDRFRFLPPTRDTPPGMRFEAPLPPDLVDWSTAFLDQLSLDTAGQKS from the coding sequence ATGGAAAAAACGTTGACCGAAAATACCCCCCCTCTCCCCGGTGGTTCCGAAGCCTGGTGGCTCTTGACCCGCGCCCCGGACCTCGGCCGGACGCTCGTCGTCTGCGCCACGGACGAGGCGGCGCAAAACCTCTTTGACGACCACGGGGCCCTGGCCCGCTGGAAATCCCCGGAGGCCCCCTCGGCGGCGCGCCTTTTTTCCGAGGAGGAAGAGGAACGGCTGGCCGCCTTGTCGGCGTGGTCCGGCCCCGACGCCGCCGCGACCCTGTTAATCGCTTCCCGGGAGGGCCTGGCCGTCTCCCTGCCCGCGCCCGCGACCTTCGTCGAAGCCCATCAAAAAGTGTCCCTCGGGGACCGGACCAACCGGGACGAATTTTTCGGCAAGCTGATGGACCAGGGCTACGAACGCGTGGACACCGTTGAAAAAATCGGCGAGGTGGCGGTGCGGGGCGAAGTGATGGATCTCTGGTCCCCCGGGTGGGAGGGGCCCCTGCGGCTCCTGTGGCCCTTCGACCAAATCGAATCCCTCCGGAAAATCGACCTCAACACCCAGCGGTCCACCGACGAAATTCTGGAAGAGTGGGTGCGGCCGGCGCGGATCAAAGACGAGGGGCACACCCTGCTGGATTACCTGAAAGACGGAACGCTCTTTGAATCCCGTCTGCCGCCGGGCGCCTCCCCCGCCCGCTCCGGACGGCGCGTCGTTCACGCGCCCCTGGGATCGACCTCCACCGCCCCCGGGTTCGAACCCGTCCCCCCCTTCGCCGGCCGGACCGACCTGTTGGCCCAAACCGTCGGGACGTGGCTCGCCGACGGGTGGCGCGTTTTGATCTTTTGCCACAACGCCGGCGAACAGGAGCGGGTGGAGGAACTGCTGTTGGAGCAAAACCGCGCCCTGGCCGAGGCCTTTGAAACCCGCCGCGTCGACCTGCCCCTGGGAAACCTGGTCCACGGATTTCTGGACCCGGCCGAAAAGCGGGCGATCCTATCCAACGGGGAAATTTTCGGCCGGACCCGGCGGCGATTGCGACTGCCCAAATTTGTGGGCGGGGCCTCCCTGGGCCAGATCGCGGAGCTTAAAAAAGACGACTACGTGGTTCACGGGGAGTTCGGCATCGGCCGCTACGTGGGCTTGGAACGGAAGAACGCCGGCGGGGTGGAGATGGATTACCTGCGCTTGGAGTACCGAGGCGGCGACCGGGTGTTCGTGCCCCTCTTTGAATTCCGCCAGGTCAAGAAATACGTCGGGGTGGAGGGCAAGCGGCCCAAGCTCTCTTCCCTGGACACGGCCACCTGGGACCGCACCAAAGCCGAGGTGGAAGAAGCCGTGGCCCAACTGGCCAAGGACTTGCTGGCCCGGGCGGCGGCCCGCACCTCCCAACCCGGTTACGCTTTCCCCCCCGACAGCCATATGGAAAAGGAATTCGCGGCGTCCTTTATGTACGAGCTCACCCCCGACCAGGCCCGGGCCATCGAGGAAACCAAGCGCGACATGATGCGGCCCACCCCCATGGACCGGCTGGTCTGCGGCGACGTGGGCTACGGGAAAACGGAAGTGGCCATGCGCGCGGCCTTGAAAGCCGTCTCCGCTGGAAAACAGGTGGCGCTCCTGGTCCCGACCACCATTTTGGCGGAACAGCACGGGCGGAACTTCCGCGACCGCTTCGCCGACTACCCGGTGAGCGTCGCGGTGCTTTCCCGTTTTTCCGCCCCGGCGGACCGCAAGCGCGTGATCCAGGACGTGCGGCGGGGGGTGATCGACATCATCGTGGGCACCCACGCGCTCCTGTCGCCCGAGGTGGTCTTCAAAGATCTCGGACTCCTCATCATCGACGAGGAACACCGCTTCGGCGTGAAACAGAAGGAACGCTTCCTGGCCTTCCGGGACGTGGTGGACGTGCTGGCGCTCTCGGCCACGCCGATTCCCCGGACCATGGGGTCGGCCTTGGGGGGTCTCAAGGCCCTGTCGGTGATCGAGACGCCGCCCGAGGGCCGCCTGCCCATTCAAACCCACGTGGGGCCCTTCAACCGGGAGGTGGTCCTTCCCGCCGTGGAGCAGGAACTGCGCCGGGGCGGGCAAGTGTATTACGTCCACAACCGGGTGGGGTCCATCGAAAAACGCCGGGAATGGCTGGAGAAGACGCTCTCGGAGCACGGGCTCCCGGCCAAAATCGTCATCGCCCATGGGCAAATGACGGGCCCGGCCCTGGAAAAAGTCATGTGGGATTTCCTGCACCGGAAATTCGACATCCTGCTGGCCACCAGCATCATCGAGTCCGGCTTGGACATCCCGACGGTCAACACCCTGATCGTCGAAGAAGCCGAGGATTTCGGGCTGGCCCAGCTCTACCAACTGCGGGGCCGGGTGGGCCGGGAACGCCAACGGGCCTACTGCTACCTGTTCTACTCCTCCGAGGCCACCCTGACCGAGGACGCCCAAAAGAGGTTGTCGGCCTTGAAAGAATTCGCCTCCCTGGGGGCGGGCTTCCGCCTGGCCATGCGGGATTTGGAAATCCGGGGGGCCGGCAATTTGCTGGGGGCCGAGCAGAGCGGGCACTTAAACGCCATCGGCGTCGACCTCTACGGGCAACTGCTGTCGGAGGAGATCGACCGGCAAAAACACGGCGGCGGTCCGTCCAAGGACGGGGCCGTGGAAACCGCCTTGGAGTTGCCCGTGTCGGCCTATCTCTCGGCGGAAGTGCTCCCCTCCGAAGCGGATCGCGTGGTTTTTTACAAACGCCTGCTGGACGCCCGGCCCGGGGACTTGGAAGGCCTGCGGGCGGAGCTGGAAGACCGCTGCGGCCGATTGCCCCCCGAAGCCGACCGGCTTTTCGCCGTCACCCGCCTGCGGCAAAACGCCCAGGCCAAAAACGTGGTGCACATCGGCCTGGTGAACGACGGGCTGGAATTCCGGTTCAAGGAAGGAACGACCCTGGCCGCGGCGAATTTAAGCCGGTTGGTGTCGGCCCACGGGGACCGGTTCCGCTTTTTGCCCCCCACCCGGGACACCCCGCCGGGCATGCGGTTCGAAGCGCCCCTTCCGCCGGATTTGGTGGATTGGTCCACGGCGTTCCTCGACCAACTTTCCCTGGACACCGCGGGGCAAAAAAGTTAG
- the rlmD gene encoding 23S rRNA (uracil(1939)-C(5))-methyltransferase RlmD, with protein sequence MTSPSELTLDRLALGGDAVGRRPTPGAPTPEVVFVPFGAPGDRVVVGREEKQKTFSRAWISQLVAPSPDRTEPRCPIFYKPGQTPSTACGGCDWQHLAYEKQTAAKRKLLVESFQRLARIAHPPVEETIGVAGAEGPWRYRNKVQIPFALGPDGKVTGGFYAPGSHTVVPFDDCLVQSELSVRLFKKVRDYFRHHRVSVFNPSTGEGWLRHLLVRTTATGEALLALVTQSDPVPRDLVDILRDPHLGLTSLYQNINTRPGNAVLSGRWNHLGGKPYLEEALLGLRLRLSPGAFFQVHHAMAERLYTLAVEMAAPTAEDVVWELYAGIGAMGLLMARKAKTVVAVEENPHAVRDGIESARWNGLDNIHFRIGPCEQVVAGLRENPAAVILDPPRAGCDTRVLKAVMARRPRRIVYVSCDPATLARDARYLSTGGYLLKRSVPVDLFPQTSHIESVSLFETALPPLPVKTAPAAEERPRFEAAPPKKKFGGGKYDGKKFGRKKFGNKKFGPTRPGFDAPAGGGAPRKKFFKKRFGK encoded by the coding sequence ATGACCTCCCCCTCCGAATTGACCCTGGACCGCCTCGCCCTGGGCGGCGACGCCGTCGGGCGCCGTCCGACCCCCGGCGCCCCGACCCCCGAAGTCGTTTTCGTTCCCTTCGGCGCGCCGGGCGACCGGGTGGTGGTGGGACGGGAGGAAAAACAAAAAACCTTTTCCCGGGCCTGGATTTCGCAGCTCGTCGCGCCGTCGCCGGACCGGACGGAGCCCCGATGCCCGATTTTCTACAAACCGGGGCAAACCCCCTCCACCGCCTGCGGCGGGTGCGACTGGCAACACCTGGCGTACGAAAAGCAAACCGCCGCCAAGCGGAAGCTGTTGGTGGAATCCTTTCAACGGCTGGCCCGCATCGCCCACCCGCCCGTTGAGGAAACGATCGGCGTGGCCGGGGCCGAAGGCCCCTGGCGCTACCGGAACAAAGTGCAAATCCCCTTCGCGCTCGGCCCCGACGGTAAAGTCACCGGCGGGTTCTACGCGCCGGGGTCCCACACCGTGGTCCCCTTCGACGACTGCCTCGTGCAATCGGAGCTGTCCGTCCGGCTGTTCAAAAAAGTCCGGGATTACTTTCGCCACCACCGGGTGTCGGTCTTTAACCCATCGACGGGCGAAGGCTGGCTGCGGCATCTGCTCGTGCGAACCACGGCCACCGGGGAAGCCCTCCTGGCCCTGGTCACCCAATCGGACCCCGTGCCGAGGGACCTGGTGGACATCCTGCGGGACCCGCACCTGGGCCTGACCAGCCTCTACCAAAACATCAACACCCGGCCGGGGAACGCCGTGCTCTCGGGCCGCTGGAACCACCTGGGCGGAAAACCCTATTTGGAAGAGGCGCTCCTGGGCCTGCGCCTGCGGTTGTCGCCGGGAGCTTTTTTCCAGGTGCACCACGCCATGGCGGAACGGCTCTACACCCTGGCGGTTGAAATGGCGGCCCCGACGGCGGAAGACGTTGTTTGGGAGCTCTACGCCGGGATCGGCGCCATGGGCCTTCTGATGGCCCGCAAGGCCAAAACCGTCGTCGCGGTGGAGGAAAACCCCCACGCGGTCCGGGACGGCATCGAAAGCGCCCGGTGGAACGGACTGGACAACATCCATTTCCGCATCGGCCCCTGCGAACAGGTGGTGGCCGGCCTGCGGGAAAACCCCGCGGCCGTGATTTTGGACCCGCCCCGGGCCGGCTGCGACACCCGGGTGCTCAAGGCCGTCATGGCCCGGCGGCCCCGGCGCATCGTCTACGTCTCCTGCGACCCGGCCACCCTGGCCCGGGACGCGCGCTATTTGTCGACAGGCGGCTATCTGCTGAAGCGCTCCGTCCCCGTGGACCTCTTCCCCCAGACCTCCCACATCGAGAGCGTTTCCCTTTTCGAAACCGCCCTGCCGCCCCTGCCGGTCAAAACCGCGCCGGCGGCCGAGGAGCGCCCCCGCTTCGAAGCCGCCCCGCCCAAGAAAAAATTCGGGGGCGGCAAATACGACGGAAAGAAATTCGGCCGGAAAAAGTTCGGCAACAAAAAATTCGGCCCCACCCGCCCCGGCTTCGACGCTCCGGCGGGGGGCGGCGCCCCCCGGAAAAAGTTTTTCAAAAAGCGCTTCGGAAAATAA
- a CDS encoding DUF1805 domain-containing protein — MKTREISIQGQVVTGYEIDLPGAPLVLVQAPKGFVMCGYLDVKSADKFNTAAAVVRGVKTVDDLLAKPVTDVSAAGQTLGIAPGVTGRDALLKLL, encoded by the coding sequence ATGAAAACCCGCGAGATTTCGATTCAAGGACAGGTGGTGACCGGCTACGAAATCGACCTGCCCGGAGCGCCCCTGGTGTTGGTGCAGGCCCCCAAGGGCTTTGTGATGTGCGGTTACCTGGACGTGAAATCCGCGGACAAATTCAACACGGCGGCGGCCGTGGTGCGGGGCGTAAAAACCGTCGACGATCTGCTGGCCAAACCCGTGACCGACGTGAGCGCCGCGGGCCAAACCCTGGGCATCGCCCCCGGCGTCACCGGCCGCGACGCCCTTTTAAAGCTCCTCTAA